One segment of Curtobacterium sp. MR_MD2014 DNA contains the following:
- a CDS encoding anthranilate synthase component I: MTGASRAEEPRTTSRQAFDDLLDGHRVVPVVRALYADSETPVGVYRKLADGRPGSFLLESAGQGGLWSRWSFVGVRSFGVLTQDGDRASWIDTGIPASRAVGSLDGAPLDVLARLHDRWATPRVPGTPPLVGGTVGFIGWEAVRQLEHLPNVPAADFEVPGQALAFVSELAALDHRTGLVLLVASVLNDGTDDPDTMWSDAQSRLDRMQADLVQPSAATVAEAFEIAEPTPRHRTSPEDYMAAVERSKDFIRDGDVFQVVVSQRFDHDVTADPLDVYRVLRTLNPSPYMYFLALADSADERFWIVGASPEALVKVQDGRAITHPIAGSRPRGASPVEDVRLGDELFADPKERAEHLMLVDLARNDLQKVCEPGTVAVTEFMTVERFSHIMHLVSSVEGSVRPGASAIDVFRATFPAGTLSGAPKPRALEIIDELEPAKRGAYAGVVGYFDFAGDADLAIAIRTALIKDGVARVQAGAGLVADSDPRTEHEEAVNKAAAPLRAVATANRMREVRA, encoded by the coding sequence ATGACCGGCGCGAGCCGCGCGGAGGAGCCGCGCACGACCTCCCGGCAGGCCTTCGACGACCTGCTCGACGGCCACCGCGTCGTCCCCGTCGTCCGCGCGCTCTACGCCGACAGCGAGACGCCGGTCGGTGTGTACCGCAAGCTGGCGGACGGTCGCCCCGGTTCGTTCCTGCTCGAGTCCGCCGGCCAGGGCGGCCTGTGGTCGCGCTGGTCCTTCGTCGGCGTCCGGAGCTTCGGCGTCCTGACCCAGGACGGCGACCGGGCGTCCTGGATCGACACCGGCATCCCGGCGTCGCGGGCCGTCGGCTCGCTCGACGGCGCCCCCCTCGACGTCCTCGCCCGCCTGCACGACCGGTGGGCGACGCCCCGCGTTCCCGGCACCCCGCCCCTGGTCGGCGGCACGGTCGGGTTCATCGGGTGGGAGGCCGTGCGGCAGCTCGAGCACCTGCCGAACGTGCCCGCGGCCGACTTCGAGGTGCCCGGGCAGGCCCTCGCCTTCGTGTCCGAGCTCGCGGCGCTCGACCACCGCACCGGCCTCGTGCTCCTCGTCGCGAGCGTCCTCAACGACGGCACCGACGACCCGGACACGATGTGGTCCGACGCGCAGTCCCGGCTCGACCGGATGCAGGCGGACCTGGTGCAGCCGAGCGCGGCGACGGTCGCCGAGGCGTTCGAGATCGCCGAGCCGACCCCGCGCCACCGGACGTCGCCGGAGGACTACATGGCCGCGGTCGAGCGGTCCAAGGACTTCATCCGCGACGGTGACGTCTTCCAGGTCGTCGTCTCGCAGCGGTTCGACCACGACGTCACCGCCGACCCGCTCGACGTCTACCGGGTGCTCCGGACACTGAACCCGAGCCCGTACATGTACTTCCTCGCGCTGGCGGACAGCGCCGACGAGCGCTTCTGGATCGTCGGCGCCTCGCCCGAGGCCCTGGTCAAGGTGCAGGACGGGCGGGCGATCACCCACCCGATCGCCGGCTCGCGCCCACGCGGCGCGAGCCCGGTCGAGGACGTCCGCCTGGGTGACGAGCTGTTCGCCGACCCGAAGGAGCGCGCCGAGCACCTCATGCTGGTCGACCTCGCCCGGAACGACCTGCAGAAGGTGTGCGAGCCGGGGACCGTCGCGGTGACCGAGTTCATGACCGTCGAGCGCTTCAGCCACATCATGCACCTGGTGTCGAGCGTCGAGGGATCGGTCCGACCGGGGGCGTCGGCGATCGACGTCTTCCGCGCGACCTTCCCGGCCGGCACCCTGTCGGGGGCACCGAAGCCGCGTGCGCTCGAGATCATCGACGAGCTGGAACCGGCGAAGCGCGGAGCGTACGCGGGCGTGGTCGGCTACTTCGACTTCGCCGGCGACGCCGACCTGGCGATCGCCATCCGTACGGCGCTCATCAAGGACGGGGTCGCACGCGTGCAGGCCGGTGCCGGCCTGGTCGCCGACTCCGACCCGCGCACCGAGCACGAGGAGGCCGTGAACAAGGCGGCCGCCCCGCTGCGCGCGGTCGCGACCGCGAACCGGATGCGCGAGGTGCGCGCGTGA
- the hisI gene encoding phosphoribosyl-AMP cyclohydrolase: protein MTDSTSTSTEAVLDRARFGADGLLPAVVQEESSKDVLMLGWMDREALRRTLTEGRVTFWSRSRQEYWRKGDTSGHAQYVRAAALDCDDDTLLVTVQQVGAACHTGAHSCFEVDPLEPVTATAPVQAAPAQAGTDATDPTSATTTAEAIR from the coding sequence ATGACCGACAGCACCAGCACCAGCACGGAAGCGGTCCTCGACCGCGCACGGTTCGGTGCGGACGGCCTGCTCCCCGCAGTCGTGCAGGAGGAGTCCTCGAAGGACGTCCTCATGCTCGGCTGGATGGACCGCGAAGCCCTCCGCCGCACCCTGACCGAGGGCCGCGTGACCTTCTGGTCGCGCTCCCGACAGGAGTACTGGCGCAAGGGCGACACGTCCGGGCACGCGCAGTACGTCCGGGCTGCCGCACTCGACTGCGACGACGACACGCTGCTCGTCACCGTGCAGCAGGTCGGGGCCGCCTGCCACACCGGTGCGCACAGCTGCTTCGAGGTCGACCCGCTCGAGCCCGTGACCGCGACCGCGCCGGTGCAGGCCGCGCCGGCGCAGGCCGGGACGGACGCGACTGACCCGACGTCGGCGACCACGACCGCGGAGGCGATCCGATGA
- the hisF gene encoding imidazole glycerol phosphate synthase subunit HisF → MTGPDSGAAGVAGGVSVRVIPCLDVSGGRVVKGVNFLDLQDAGDPVELAARYYEQGADELTFLDVGATVENRATMFETVTRTAEQVFIPLTVGGGVRSVDDVSRLQQCGADKIGVNSAAIARPELVSEIADRFGAQAVVLSLDVKRSDRMPSGFVVTTHGGRTESDLDAIAWAREGVERGAGELLVNSIDADGTKHGFDLELIAAVRAVSSVPVIGSGGAGRLEHFAPAVEAGADAVLAASVFHRGEMTIGDVKAALRAAGQPVR, encoded by the coding sequence GTGACCGGACCCGACAGCGGCGCGGCCGGTGTCGCCGGTGGCGTCTCGGTCCGGGTCATCCCGTGCCTCGACGTGTCCGGCGGTCGCGTCGTCAAGGGCGTCAACTTCCTCGACCTGCAGGACGCCGGGGACCCGGTCGAGCTCGCGGCCCGCTACTACGAGCAGGGTGCCGACGAGCTGACCTTCCTCGACGTCGGTGCCACGGTCGAGAACCGCGCGACCATGTTCGAGACGGTGACGCGCACGGCGGAGCAGGTCTTCATCCCGCTCACCGTCGGCGGTGGCGTCCGGAGCGTCGACGACGTCTCCCGCCTGCAGCAGTGCGGCGCGGACAAGATCGGCGTCAACAGCGCGGCGATCGCGCGGCCGGAGCTCGTGAGCGAGATCGCCGACCGCTTCGGCGCGCAGGCGGTGGTGCTGTCGCTCGACGTCAAGCGCTCGGACCGGATGCCCTCCGGTTTCGTCGTCACGACCCACGGCGGACGGACCGAGTCCGACCTCGACGCGATCGCGTGGGCACGCGAGGGCGTCGAGCGCGGCGCGGGCGAGCTGCTCGTCAACTCGATCGACGCGGACGGCACGAAGCACGGCTTCGACCTCGAGCTCATCGCCGCGGTGCGTGCGGTGTCGTCGGTCCCGGTCATCGGCTCGGGAGGCGCCGGTCGCCTCGAGCACTTCGCCCCGGCCGTCGAGGCGGGCGCGGACGCCGTGCTCGCTGCCAGCGTCTTCCACCGGGGCGAGATGACCATCGGGGACGTCAAGGCGGCGCTGCGCGCCGCCGGCCAGCCCGTCCGCTGA
- the hisG gene encoding ATP phosphoribosyltransferase gives MLRIAVPNKGSLSETASEMLKEAGYAGRRDPKALHLLDERNGVEFFFLRPRDIATYVGSGALDVGITGRDLLLDSGSAAHEVDALGFADSTFRFAGTPGRFTELQDLDGVRVATSYPGLVGEFLARHGVTATLVKLDGAVESAVRLGVADAVADVVSTGSTLRAAGLEIFGPVILESTALLISNDERIPGIDVLRRRLQGVLVARGYVMLDYDIPTDLLEQATAVASGIESPTVSPLHDRDWSAVRVMIPREDANLIMDALYDLGARAILVSPIHAARL, from the coding sequence ATGCTCCGCATCGCCGTGCCCAACAAGGGTTCGCTGTCCGAGACCGCCTCCGAGATGCTCAAGGAGGCCGGGTACGCCGGTCGCCGCGACCCGAAGGCGCTCCACCTGCTCGACGAGCGCAACGGTGTCGAGTTCTTCTTCCTCCGTCCGCGCGACATCGCGACGTACGTCGGCTCCGGCGCACTCGACGTCGGCATCACCGGCCGCGACCTGTTGCTCGACTCCGGGTCGGCGGCGCACGAGGTCGACGCGCTCGGGTTCGCCGACTCGACCTTCCGGTTCGCCGGGACGCCCGGCCGGTTCACCGAGCTGCAGGACCTCGACGGCGTCCGCGTCGCGACGAGCTACCCGGGACTCGTGGGCGAGTTCCTCGCCCGGCACGGGGTGACCGCGACCCTCGTGAAGCTCGACGGCGCCGTCGAGAGCGCCGTGCGCCTCGGTGTCGCGGACGCCGTGGCCGACGTCGTCTCGACCGGCAGCACGCTCCGTGCCGCCGGGCTCGAGATCTTCGGTCCGGTGATCCTCGAGTCGACCGCGCTGCTCATCTCCAACGACGAGCGCATCCCGGGCATCGACGTCCTGCGTCGCCGCCTGCAGGGCGTGCTCGTCGCCCGCGGCTACGTCATGCTCGACTACGACATCCCGACCGACCTGCTGGAGCAGGCCACCGCGGTGGCGTCGGGCATCGAGTCGCCGACGGTCTCCCCGCTGCACGACCGCGACTGGTCGGCCGTCCGCGTGATGATCCCGCGCGAGGACGCGAACCTCATCATGGACGCGCTGTACGACCTCGGTGCGCGCGCCATCCTGGTCAGCCCGATCCACGCCGCACGCCTGTGA
- a CDS encoding phosphoribosyl-ATP diphosphatase, translating into MKTFDDLFAELTEKARTRPEGSGTVAELDAGVHQIGKKIVEEAAEVWMAAEYEGDERTSEEISQLIYHLQVLMVAKGLTPADVWRHL; encoded by the coding sequence GTGAAGACGTTCGACGACCTGTTCGCGGAGCTGACCGAGAAGGCGCGCACGCGCCCCGAGGGCTCCGGCACCGTCGCCGAACTGGACGCCGGCGTGCACCAGATCGGCAAGAAGATCGTGGAGGAGGCCGCCGAGGTCTGGATGGCGGCTGAGTACGAGGGCGACGAGCGCACCTCGGAGGAGATCTCGCAGCTGATCTACCACCTCCAGGTGCTCATGGTCGCGAAGGGGCTCACCCCGGCGGACGTCTGGCGACATCTGTAG